Proteins found in one Polyangia bacterium genomic segment:
- the recA gene encoding recombinase RecA, translating to MATTETKADGKDHRDNRDNKDGKDIKPVVASVPRERDVGRDKAIDLAVSTIEKQFGKGSIMRLGEGIAPPEVLVVPTGSLGLDIALGVGGLPRGRIMEIYGPESSGKTTLALHAVAQAQKAGGICAFVDAEHALDVGYARKLGVRTDDLLVSQPDCGEQALEITEMLVRSGAVDVIVVDSVAALTPRAELEGEMGDAHVGLQARLMSQALRKLTGTISKSNTLVIFINQIRMKIGVMFGNPETTTGGNALKFYASVRLDIRRVGALKDGEKVVGNRTRVKVVKNKMAPPFREVEFDILYGEGISHEGDLVDLGAECGVVEKSGAWFGFEGDRIGQGRENAKQYLRDHPEVANKIEVKVLAHHAIKRDVGAPAPAVSGQHGAGASANGHGNNNGATVHAFSPQPKPVSEKKSR from the coding sequence ATGGCGACCACCGAAACGAAGGCCGACGGCAAGGACCACCGGGACAACCGAGACAATAAAGACGGCAAGGACATCAAGCCGGTCGTCGCATCGGTGCCGCGCGAACGCGACGTGGGGCGAGACAAGGCCATCGACCTGGCCGTGTCGACGATCGAAAAGCAGTTCGGCAAGGGCAGCATCATGCGTCTCGGCGAAGGGATCGCGCCGCCCGAGGTGCTGGTGGTGCCGACCGGATCGCTGGGCCTGGACATCGCGCTCGGCGTGGGCGGCCTGCCGCGCGGCCGCATCATGGAGATTTACGGCCCCGAGTCGTCGGGCAAGACCACGCTGGCCTTGCACGCGGTGGCGCAGGCGCAGAAGGCGGGCGGCATCTGCGCCTTCGTCGACGCCGAGCACGCGCTGGACGTCGGGTACGCGCGCAAGCTGGGCGTGCGCACCGACGATTTGCTGGTGTCGCAGCCCGACTGCGGCGAGCAGGCGCTGGAGATCACCGAGATGCTGGTGCGGTCAGGCGCGGTCGACGTCATCGTCGTCGACTCGGTGGCGGCGCTGACCCCGCGGGCCGAGCTGGAAGGTGAGATGGGCGACGCCCACGTCGGCCTGCAGGCGCGCTTGATGAGCCAGGCCCTGCGCAAGCTGACCGGCACCATCTCCAAGTCGAACACCCTGGTCATCTTCATCAACCAGATCCGCATGAAGATCGGCGTGATGTTCGGTAACCCGGAGACCACCACCGGTGGCAACGCGCTGAAGTTCTACGCCAGCGTCCGCCTGGACATTCGTCGGGTGGGCGCGCTGAAGGACGGCGAGAAGGTGGTCGGCAACCGCACGCGCGTGAAGGTGGTGAAGAACAAGATGGCGCCGCCCTTCCGCGAGGTCGAGTTCGACATCCTCTACGGCGAGGGCATCAGCCACGAAGGCGACCTGGTCGATCTCGGCGCCGAGTGCGGCGTGGTGGAAAAGTCGGGCGCCTGGTTCGGCTTCGAAGGCGACCGCATCGGCCAGGGCCGCGAGAACGCCAAGCAGTACCTGCGCGACCATCCCGAGGTGGCGAACAAGATCGAGGTGAAGGTGCTGGCCCACCACGCGATCAAGCGCGACGTCGGCGCGCCGGCGCCGGCAGTGAGCGGACAACACGGCGCCGGGGCAAGTGCGAACGGTCACGGCAACAACAACGGCGCCACCGTCCACGCCTTCAGCCCGCAGCCAAAGCCGGTGTCCGAAAAGAAATCGCGGTAG
- the thpR gene encoding RNA 2',3'-cyclic phosphodiesterase, producing MTTTTAEIRSFVAVSLPSVVQARILDAATSLAAALPAVRWSRKVENLHVTLKFLGDVAGDRLDQVGQALVQRLRAVPPFVIGLRGFGAFPSAGVASIIWAGIDDRQQSLAGVAALVEEVTAAFGFVPEERTFHGHITVGRTRERETVDARPALSPWADHVFGEVAVVEASVFESRLGREGSTYVLRCRVPLGSHAPVPGEHSARPH from the coding sequence ATGACGACCACCACGGCCGAGATCAGGAGCTTCGTCGCCGTCTCGCTGCCGTCCGTTGTGCAGGCGCGGATTCTCGATGCGGCGACGTCGCTGGCCGCTGCGTTGCCGGCGGTGCGCTGGTCACGCAAGGTGGAGAACCTGCACGTCACGCTGAAATTTCTGGGCGACGTGGCGGGCGATCGCCTGGATCAGGTTGGCCAGGCGCTGGTGCAGCGCTTGCGGGCGGTGCCGCCGTTCGTCATCGGCCTGCGCGGCTTCGGGGCGTTTCCATCGGCGGGCGTGGCCAGCATTATTTGGGCCGGCATCGATGATCGCCAGCAAAGCTTGGCTGGCGTGGCCGCGTTGGTCGAGGAAGTGACGGCGGCATTTGGTTTCGTTCCGGAAGAACGGACCTTTCACGGCCACATCACCGTCGGGCGCACCCGGGAGCGCGAGACCGTCGACGCGCGCCCGGCGCTGTCCCCGTGGGCCGATCATGTTTTCGGCGAGGTGGCGGTGGTGGAGGCCTCGGTCTTCGAGAGCCGCCTTGGCCGCGAAGGTTCGACGTATGTCTTGCGTTGCCGGGTCCCGCTGGGCTCGCACGCGCCCGTGCCGGGCGAGCACTCGGCGCGACCACACTGA
- a CDS encoding CinA family nicotinamide mononucleotide deamidase-related protein → MSSSASGVQAQRAAILAIGDEVLRGEVINRNAGFLSQRMFEAGLEVVEHLVVSDDPRDIRAALVRLRAEVDVIVACGGLGPTDDDRTVDVVAGLLGVETNADEPSLDAMKKRFSTHGFELTPNNLRQVRIPVGGKALLNSAGIAPGFLIALGGAEAYFLPGVPREMERMYLDHVAPRLARGLAERGVLPPLVRTWHLYGMGESHIDHRLAGLLLGTEGVTLHFRTANPENHVKIVVRDNDPDRAKQTLERLETELRKRIGTGIYGADDETFAGAVAKAMKSQTATLALAESCTGGLAGQLITAEAGASAFFRGSVVSYADDIKLNVLGVKPETIADFGAVSEPCAREMAEGVKKLCGSTVAAALTGVAGPEGGSPEKPVGTVCFAVCGPGSTRTSTKLFAGDRDRVRMAAAYYALDLARRYFDTRKR, encoded by the coding sequence GGGCGAGGTGATCAACCGGAATGCCGGGTTCCTTTCGCAGCGGATGTTCGAGGCGGGGCTGGAGGTGGTCGAGCATCTGGTGGTCTCGGACGACCCGCGGGACATTCGGGCGGCGCTGGTTCGCCTGCGCGCCGAGGTGGACGTCATCGTCGCTTGCGGGGGCCTGGGCCCGACGGACGACGATCGCACGGTCGACGTGGTGGCCGGCTTGCTGGGCGTCGAGACCAACGCCGACGAACCGTCGCTGGACGCGATGAAGAAACGTTTTTCCACCCACGGGTTCGAGTTGACGCCGAACAACCTGCGCCAGGTGCGCATCCCGGTGGGCGGCAAGGCGCTGCTGAACTCGGCCGGGATCGCGCCTGGATTTTTGATCGCCCTCGGCGGGGCGGAGGCGTACTTCCTACCCGGCGTCCCGCGCGAGATGGAACGCATGTACCTCGACCATGTGGCCCCGCGCCTGGCCCGCGGCCTGGCCGAACGAGGCGTGCTGCCGCCGCTGGTGCGCACCTGGCACCTTTACGGCATGGGCGAATCGCACATCGATCACCGGCTGGCGGGTCTCTTGCTGGGGACCGAAGGCGTGACGCTGCACTTTCGCACCGCCAACCCCGAGAACCACGTGAAGATCGTGGTGCGCGACAACGATCCCGATCGCGCCAAGCAAACGCTGGAACGCCTGGAGACCGAGCTGCGCAAGCGCATCGGCACCGGCATCTACGGCGCCGACGACGAGACTTTTGCCGGAGCGGTGGCCAAGGCCATGAAATCGCAGACCGCGACGCTGGCGCTGGCGGAGTCGTGCACCGGCGGCCTGGCTGGGCAACTCATCACTGCCGAGGCGGGAGCCAGCGCCTTCTTCCGGGGCTCGGTGGTTTCGTACGCGGACGACATCAAGTTGAACGTCCTCGGCGTCAAGCCCGAGACCATCGCCGACTTCGGCGCGGTCAGCGAGCCGTGCGCGCGCGAGATGGCCGAAGGGGTAAAGAAGCTGTGCGGGTCGACGGTGGCGGCTGCGCTGACCGGCGTGGCGGGGCCGGAGGGCGGCTCGCCCGAAAAGCCGGTGGGCACGGTGTGCTTCGCGGTGTGTGGACCGGGATCGACGCGGACCTCGACCAAGCTGTTCGCCGGCGATCGCGATCGGGTGCGGATGGCGGCGGCATACTACGCGCTGGATCTGGCGCGGCGCTATTTCGATACGCGCAAACGATGA